One genomic region from Amaranthus tricolor cultivar Red isolate AtriRed21 chromosome 12, ASM2621246v1, whole genome shotgun sequence encodes:
- the LOC130828334 gene encoding RNA-dependent RNA polymerase 1, whose translation MGKTIQLSGFPSTVSAEAVKTFLEGRTGKGTVVALKIRQFKTGGTRCYAIVQFTTARIADFILKLSLPPQKFWYGSSFLKGREMEHDIVPKPRTYQHTMENISLHVGCQISEEEFVAFWTGESVSLSFGLGLRKFYFYFECLSIEYKLELSYESIWQIELRCPRHVSVKYLLIQLFEAPKIFEKLRFPVLIENNYFKDEQDDQWFRTTDFTFTRSFGQSSVICLELPYNCQLPDFKANFAYFKEDDGQFTLRNGSTFSHNMELVPIVDPPRGLDLPFHILYKVNHLVQFGCLPGPNLDRSFFQMVDPRRMDNACIEYALENMYYLKECCYNPVEWLRQQYTKYLTSRRSPQKPTISLDAGLVYVRRVQVTPSRVYFCGPEVNISNRVLRNYPNDIDNFLRISFVDENLVKLYSTDLAPRFSSDLSANVKRTNIDRRIRSTLRNGIVIGDKKFEFLAFSSSQLRENSAWMFASRPGLSAAGIRNWMGNFRSIRNVAKYAARLGQSFGSSTESLTVPIEEVEMLPDVKLINGRNIYIFSDGIGKISLDFARKVAKKCGYSFTPSAFQIRYGGFKGVVAVDPLSSKKLSLRDSMSKYKSDNDKLDVLAYSKYQPCYMNRQLITLLSTLGVPDCVFEKKQREVLKQLDDMLKDPLKAQEALELMCPGELTNILKEMLKCGYKPDAEPFLSMMLQTFRASKLQELRTKSRIFLPLGRAMMGCLDETKTLEYGQVFVQVSGARFRNVGNELLTCTGSEFEPNTYVVKGKIVVAKNPCLHPGDVRILKAVDVPSLHHMVDCVVFPQKGKRPHPNECSGSDLDGDIYFVCWDSDLVPPRQEEPMDYTAAKSTELDHDVTMEDVMDYFTDYIVNDSLGIIANAHTAFADKEIMKAMSSQCIELAKLFSVAVDFPKTGVPAVIPHYLHVKEYPDFMDKPDKPTYKSLNVIGKLFREVKERSPSSTAIRSYTRDIARSSCDPDMEYDGFEDYLDDAEYYKSQYDYKLGNLMDYYGITTEAEILSGNILRMSKSFDKRKDAEAVTMAVRALRKEARVWFNKKMDDVEPDSDELYAKASAWYYVTYHPKYFGVYNEGLKRDHFLSFPWCVYDRLITIKKNKKRSRNVSSLESLENQLRYGISLRE comes from the exons ATGGGCAAGACAATTCAGCTGTCTGGTTTTCCGTCTACTGTGTCTGCTGAAGCtgttaaaacatttttggaGGGCCGTACTGGTAAAGGAACTGTGGTCGCTCTGAAAATAAGGCAATTTAAAACCGGTGGAACGAGATGTTATGCTATTGTGCAATTCACAACTGCAAGGATAGCAGACTTTATTCTGAAGCTCTCCCTACCTCCTCAGAAGTTCTGGTATGGAAGTTCTTTCTTAAAGGGACGAGAAATGGAACATGATATTGTGCCCAAGCCAAGAACATATCAGCATACAATGGAAAATATATCACTCCATGTTGGATGTCAAATCTCAGAAGAAGAGTTTGTAGCATTTTGGACTGGAGAAAGTGTTTCTTTATCATTTGGGTTGGGGCTTAGAAAATTTTACTTCTACTTTGAATGTCTTTCAATCGAATATAAACTTGAGCTTTCTTATGAAAGTATATGGCAGATTGAATTGCGATGTCCGCGTCATGTTTCTGTGAAGTATCTTTTAATTCAG CTGTTCGAGGCTCCCAAAATTTTTGAGAAGTTACGCTTTCCTGTACTGATAGAAAACAATTATTTCAAGGATGAGCAGGATGATCAATGGTTCAGAACTACCGATTTCACCTTCACAAGGAGTTTTGGACAATCGTCAGTCATATGTTTAGAGCTTCCATACAATTGCCAACTTCCAGACTTCAAAGCTAACTTTGCATATTTCAAGGAGGATGATGGCCAATTTACGTTACGAAATGGAAGTACTTTCTCCCACAACATGGAACTTGTTCCTATAGTCGATCCTCCAAGAGGGCTTGACTTACCATTTCATATTTTGTACAAGGTGAATCACCTGGTACAATTTGGATGTCTTCCTGGACCAAACCTCGATCGGAGTTTCTTTCAGATGGTTGATCCAAGGAGAATGGATAATGCTTGTATTGAATATGCTCTTGAAAATATGTACTATCTGAAGGAGTGCTGCTACAATCCTGTCGAATGGTTAAGGCAACAGTACACAAAATACCTCACATCTAGGAGAAGCCCTCAGAAGCCAACCATTTCATTGGATGCAGGATTGGTTTATGTGCGCAGAGTTCAAGTAACTCCGTCCAGAGTGTACTTTTGTGGCCCAGAGGTGAATATTTCCAACCGAGTGCTGAGAAATTATCCCAACGATATTGACAACTTTCTCCGCATTTCCTTTGTTGATGAGAATCTAGTGAAACTATACTCAACAGATTTAGCCCCGCGTTTCTCCTCTGATCTCAGTGCCAATGTGAAGCGAACTAACATTGATAGAAGAATCCGTTCCACTCTAAGAAACGGGATAGTTATTGGTGACAAGAAATTTGAGTTTCTGGCCTTTTCATCAAGCCAATTGAGAGAGAATTCTGCCTGGATGTTTGCTTCAAGACCCGGACTGTCTGCAGCGGGTATCAGAAATTGGATGGGTAACTTTAGAAGTATCAGGAATGTAGCAAAATATGCTGCTAGACTCGGTCAATCTTTCGGATCATCTACAGAATCTCTTACTGTTCCAATAGAGGAAGTTGAGATGTTACCTGatgtaaaattaattaatgggagaaatatatatattttctcagaTGGGATTGGAAAGATATCACTTGATTTTGCTCGAAAAGTGGCTAAAAAGTGTGGTTATAGCTTCACTCCATCTGCCTTCCAGATTAGATACGGAGGATTTAAGGGTGTTGTTGCTGTTGATCCCTTGTCGTCTAAGAAATTATCATTGCGAGATAGCATGTCCAAGTATAAATCAGACAATGATAAACTTGATGTGCTTGCATACAGCAAATATCAACCTTGTTATATGAATCGACAATTGATTACTCTCTTATCAACTCTTGGTGTGCCAGATTGTGTATTTGAGAAGAAGCAAAGAGAGGTGTTGAAGCAACTGGATGATATGCTAAAAGATCCCCTGAAGGCACAAGAGGCATTGGAGCTTATGTGCCCAGGGGAGCTTACAAACATCCTCAAAGAAATGCTTAAATGTGGCTACAAACCAGATGCTGAACCTTTCTTATCAATGATGTTGCAAACTTTTCGGGCTTCAAAGCTGCAGGAATTGCGGACTAAATCACGAATATTTCTCCCCCTTGGTAGAGCAATGATGGGATGTCTTGATGAAACTAAAACCTTGGAATATGGTCAGGTGTTTGTGCAAGTTTCTGGTGCAAGATTTAGAAATGTTGGCAATGAACTTCTCACTTGCACTGGTTCTGAATTTGAGCCAAATACATACGTTGTGAAGGGAAAAATTGTTGTTGCTAAGAATCCCTGTCTGCACCCTGGTGATGTCCGTATCCTGAAGGCAGTAGATGTGCCTTCTTTGCATCATATGGTTGACTGTGTCGTTTTTCCCCAGAAGGGTAAAAG GCCTCATCCTAATGAATGCTCTGGAAGTGATTTGGATGGTGATATATACTTTGTTTGTTGGGATAGTGATCTTGTACCACCTCGCCAAGAGGAACCTATGGATTACACTGCTGCTAAAAGTACGGAACTGGATCATGACGTTACCATGGAG GATGTCATGGATTATTTTACCGACTATATAGTCAATGACAGCTTGGGTATCATTGCAAACGCACACACAGCCTTTGCAGACAAGGAAATAATGAAAGCAATGAGCAGCCAATGTATAGAGCTTGCTAAACTTTTCTCAGTAGCTGTCGACTTCCCCAAAACAGGTGTCCCAGCAGTTATACCACATTACCTTCATGTAAAGGAGTATCCCGATTTTATGGATAAGCCTGACAAACCGACCTATAAATCACTCAATGTCATAGGCAAGCTGTTTAGGGAAGTGAAGGAACGATCTCCTAGTTCAACCGCTATACGATCATATACTCGAGATATAGCTAGGAGTTCTTGTGATCCAGACATGGAATATGATGGCTTTGAGGATTATCTTGATGATGCGGAGTACTACAAAAGCCAATACGACTATAAGCTTGGTAATTTGATGGATTATTATGGTATTACCACTGAGGCCGAAATTTTGAGTGGAAATATCTTGAGGATGTCAAAGTCCTTTGATAAGAGGAAGGATGCGGAAGCTGTTACAATGGCCGTTAGGGCTCTGAGGAAGGAAGCTCGAGTATGGTTCAATAAAAAGATGGATGATGTTGAACCGGATTCTGATGAGTTGTATGCAAAAGCATCAGCCTGGTATTATGTAACTTATCACCCTAAGTATTTTGGTGTGTACAATGAGGGGTTGAAGCGAGACCATTTTCTTAGCTTTCCTTGGTGTGTGTACGACAGGCTAATCACCATcaagaagaacaagaaaaggTCTCGAAATGTTTCGTCGTTGGAAAGCTTGGAAAATCAACTGAGATATGGAATCAGCCTAAGAGAGTGA